In Nocardia asteroides, the following proteins share a genomic window:
- a CDS encoding ABC transporter ATP-binding protein: protein MPDNDSPQPPMLELTRVVKQYRVGDQQVRALDEVSLRIETGQFTSIIGPSGSGKSTLLHLLGALDRPDEGSIRFRGTEIGDLDEDSQAAFRLQQVGFVFQFFNLLPTLSAWENVAVPKLLDGTGLRKAKPRALELLDLVGLGDRAQHRPAELSGGQMQRVAVARALIMDPPLILADEPTGNLDSKTGASILALLGEITAQGNSVVMVTHDMGAVAHCDRVITLHDGKIGADDLVQTTVDA from the coding sequence ATGCCGGACAACGATTCGCCGCAGCCGCCGATGCTGGAGCTGACGCGGGTGGTCAAGCAGTACCGCGTCGGCGATCAGCAGGTGCGCGCGCTCGACGAGGTGAGTCTGCGCATCGAGACGGGCCAGTTCACCTCGATCATCGGCCCGTCGGGCTCGGGCAAGAGCACGCTGCTGCATCTGCTCGGCGCGCTCGACCGGCCCGACGAGGGCTCGATTCGCTTCCGCGGCACCGAGATCGGCGATCTCGACGAGGACAGCCAGGCCGCGTTCCGGCTGCAGCAGGTGGGTTTCGTCTTCCAGTTCTTCAACCTGCTGCCGACGCTGTCGGCGTGGGAGAACGTGGCGGTGCCGAAGTTGCTGGACGGCACCGGATTACGCAAGGCCAAGCCACGGGCGCTGGAACTGCTCGACCTGGTCGGGCTCGGTGACCGGGCCCAGCACCGGCCCGCCGAGCTGTCGGGCGGGCAGATGCAACGCGTCGCGGTGGCGCGCGCGCTGATCATGGATCCGCCGCTGATCCTGGCCGACGAGCCCACGGGCAACCTCGATTCCAAGACCGGCGCGTCGATCCTGGCGCTGCTCGGCGAGATCACCGCCCAGGGCAATTCGGTGGTGATGGTCACCCACGACATGGGCGCGGTCGCCCATTGCGATCGGGTGATCACCTTGCACGACGGCAAGATCGGCGCCGACGACCTCGTGCAGACGACGGTGGACGCATGA
- a CDS encoding response regulator produces the protein MTAAAPIDNPVTVLVVDDQELVRGGLRRILRRRDGFVVGECTDGDEVVAAVAADRPDVVLMDLRMKRVGGIDATRLLRARPDAPPVLVLTTFDDDQLLSGALRAGAAGFLLKDSPAEDLIRAVRTVAAGGAWLDPSVTGRVLTAYRTVKPSGTRNDRRLADLTAREYEVLELIGRGRVNSEIAAELGISEVTVKSHVGHIFGKLDLRDRAAAIVFAFDHGVVAPGESSF, from the coding sequence GTGACGGCCGCCGCGCCGATCGACAATCCGGTCACCGTGCTCGTCGTCGACGACCAGGAACTGGTTCGCGGCGGCCTGCGCCGGATCCTGCGCCGTCGCGACGGATTCGTCGTCGGCGAATGCACCGACGGCGACGAGGTGGTGGCCGCGGTCGCCGCCGACCGGCCCGACGTGGTCCTGATGGACCTGCGGATGAAGCGCGTCGGCGGCATCGATGCGACACGGTTGCTGCGCGCCCGGCCCGACGCCCCGCCGGTCCTGGTCCTCACCACCTTCGACGACGACCAGTTGCTCTCCGGTGCCCTGCGCGCCGGCGCCGCGGGCTTCCTGCTCAAGGACTCGCCCGCCGAGGACCTGATCCGCGCGGTGCGCACGGTCGCCGCCGGCGGCGCCTGGCTCGACCCGTCGGTGACCGGGCGCGTACTCACCGCGTACCGGACGGTGAAACCGAGCGGGACCCGCAACGATCGCCGGCTCGCCGATCTCACCGCCCGCGAATACGAAGTGCTCGAGCTGATCGGTCGCGGCCGGGTCAACAGCGAGATCGCCGCCGAGCTCGGTATCTCGGAAGTCACCGTGAAAAGCCACGTAGGGCATATATTCGGCAAGCTGGACCTGCGTGATCGCGCGGCCGCGATCGTGTTCGCGTTTGACCACGGCGTGGTGGCACCGGGAGAATCCTCCTTCTGA
- a CDS encoding sensor histidine kinase — translation MEVSHALPAHPADRHSRWRRLADRPRAGMRRALDTVRERIEALPYDYPPAVIIGADLALLLITGAAVLQRHAYFPSPLPLVAMATAFLPIPLFAIFGVKPHPVLLKGSALLSCALFLVQPVEADFAPFVLVIVAGEVAAVASRGLTVGFALLAILELVAFDLAGHLHWGATGQRLQGLPMYALGIILGVFVGVLLQYQRRFLYQERENQAIRAGHAADEERRRIAREVHDVIAHSLSITLLHLTAARRALQTDEDVTEAVEALVDAERLGRQAMADIRRTVGMLDTSPALRTPEPSAADLDELVGDFRRAGLTVEYARTGDLAGVEGTVGHALYRIGQESLANVAKHAPGRPATVRLDVTAEAATLVVINEMPAGPPARRDTGMGLRGMRKRTELLGGTISAGAADDGWTVRARFPLKSSACSTITAILPGLLKKPQEDL, via the coding sequence ATGGAGGTGAGTCACGCCCTGCCCGCGCACCCAGCGGATCGGCACAGCCGCTGGCGGCGGCTCGCCGACCGGCCGCGAGCCGGGATGCGGCGGGCGCTGGACACGGTGCGTGAACGCATCGAGGCGCTGCCCTACGACTACCCGCCCGCTGTGATCATCGGCGCCGACCTGGCCCTGCTGCTCATCACCGGCGCGGCCGTGCTCCAGCGACACGCCTACTTCCCCAGCCCGCTGCCCCTGGTGGCGATGGCCACCGCCTTCCTGCCCATCCCGCTGTTCGCGATCTTCGGGGTGAAACCGCATCCGGTGCTGCTGAAGGGCTCGGCGCTGCTGTCGTGCGCGCTGTTCCTGGTGCAGCCGGTGGAGGCCGATTTCGCGCCGTTCGTGCTGGTGATCGTCGCGGGTGAGGTGGCGGCGGTCGCGTCCCGCGGGCTGACCGTCGGATTCGCGTTGCTCGCGATCCTCGAACTGGTCGCCTTCGACCTGGCGGGCCACCTGCACTGGGGTGCCACCGGGCAGCGGCTGCAGGGCCTGCCGATGTACGCGCTCGGCATCATTCTCGGCGTCTTCGTCGGGGTGTTGCTGCAGTACCAGCGGCGCTTCCTCTATCAGGAACGTGAGAACCAGGCCATCCGCGCCGGTCACGCGGCCGACGAGGAACGGCGCCGGATCGCGCGCGAGGTGCACGACGTGATCGCGCATTCGCTCTCGATCACCCTGCTGCACCTGACCGCGGCCCGCCGCGCGCTGCAGACCGACGAGGACGTCACCGAGGCGGTCGAAGCCCTCGTCGACGCCGAACGGCTCGGCAGGCAGGCCATGGCCGACATCCGCCGCACCGTCGGCATGCTCGACACCAGTCCCGCCCTGCGCACCCCCGAACCCAGTGCCGCCGACCTCGACGAACTCGTCGGCGACTTCCGCCGCGCCGGCCTCACGGTCGAGTACGCGCGCACCGGCGACCTCGCCGGTGTCGAGGGCACCGTGGGGCACGCGTTGTACCGGATCGGGCAGGAGTCGCTGGCCAATGTCGCCAAGCACGCGCCCGGCCGTCCCGCGACGGTGCGCCTCGACGTCACCGCCGAGGCGGCCACGCTCGTCGTGATCAACGAGATGCCGGCCGGGCCACCCGCGCGCCGCGACACCGGCATGGGCCTGCGCGGCATGCGGAAACGGACCGAGCTGCTCGGCGGGACGATCAGCGCGGGCGCCGCCGACGACGGCTGGACGGTGCGGGCCCGGTTCCCGCTCAAGTCCAGCGCCTGCTCGACCATCACCGCCATACTGCCCGGTCTGCTCAAGAAGCCCCAGGAGGACCTGTGA
- a CDS encoding serine/threonine-protein kinase, whose translation MLGKGGMGEVYEAYDTGKDRVVALKLLAPELAQDPAYQVRFRRESQAAAKLAEPHVIPIHDWGVIDGVLFIDMRLVPGTDLRTVLQAGGPLSPDRAVAVVEQIAAALDAAHAGGLVHRDVKPANILVTPADFAYLADFGIAHTEGDSAVTQAGMAMGSYIYMAPERFDVGPISNRADVYSLACVLHECLTGASPFPAASMSVLVRAHLSEIPPRPSEVTPGLPVTLDEVIARGMAKDPAERFASAGALAVAARQALAAAVQDAPPMRAAGTGGAVSGPVGYGPAGTPFSAPGAVPVTGGVVSAPVSGRGPATSGPIPVAGGSASGPVGGRGPATSGAIPVAGGVVSGPGGVPGGKASAPGSRPAGPGRDAGETLRAAPGGPARGGARGADPARNTPAGATTGGRKVPGEDAPEQAPTPTGEFRVVGAVTATGGIETSRSQTTATGAQPTLIIRPPAAAGAPETAGFHRVPVEGTGEVSIPAVIQPTGPAEIRAADTHFTPLPSADAPPAPEPPPAYTPDQGLPKMRPFPDAHLYDNATPGAPSSPQPPFPAPTGFAPDPGHTPPRLDPPSGPIPQRGAPTQRFAGDPADMSPAGPGASGPVPFGGAPTQRFAGDPAGVPLSGASGPVPLRGAPTQRFGGDPADVSPPGPGASGPVPLRGAPTQRFGGDPADQDPTGHGPSNSSPFGGAPHFAGESADVFQSGHGGSGPVPLRGAPTQRFDGVEDPASFSEPNSYSAPTSQFGGDSASPDGRFGSAPDSFGDASSDSDARQWFGDAEAGSDPRFPSPAGGFGDGTGPSPFGSDGIHAGPNPRFGSAASGSGNQSNDPAARSAATQKFDGARSGPVPRLGGPADGFDGPNSAATQMFSSERASSDDFDGPNSAATQMFSGEQATSDRFDDDDRFAAPTEQVGKAQRAAATQVYRGGPEAQFGPPTEQYDPAGSDPQRAAATQMYGSGKPDGLFGPPTEQYDPVADPQRSAPTQHYPGEPDPQRAQATRQYRGGAAPFPAHMAPAGDRFDDPGAYSQYDDPNAAYGDHAYRDPAYAQDPYGPDPAYADPAWQHQDSRPRRSFLLPALVGVLAVVVLAIGGAIGWRLMSSADSEQTAAATSAVVPTGSGGAAPTTAPRATTAAPTTSAGPVSLPAGAQPCESAGATGAFAKSAVGSTVTSCGFAEAVRAAYASGGTSTAPRPVVATSPVTGRTYTMNCAPEGKLVTCTGGENAVVYVY comes from the coding sequence ATGCTGGGCAAGGGCGGGATGGGCGAGGTCTACGAGGCCTACGACACCGGCAAGGACCGTGTGGTCGCCCTGAAGTTGCTGGCACCGGAACTGGCGCAGGACCCGGCCTATCAGGTCCGGTTCCGGCGCGAGTCGCAGGCCGCCGCGAAGCTGGCCGAGCCGCACGTCATCCCGATCCACGACTGGGGTGTCATCGACGGGGTGCTGTTCATCGACATGCGCCTGGTCCCCGGCACCGATCTGCGCACCGTGCTGCAGGCGGGCGGGCCGCTGAGTCCCGATCGCGCCGTCGCGGTGGTGGAGCAGATCGCCGCCGCCCTCGACGCCGCGCACGCCGGTGGGCTGGTGCACCGCGACGTGAAGCCCGCCAACATCCTGGTGACGCCCGCCGACTTCGCCTACCTCGCCGACTTCGGCATCGCCCACACCGAGGGCGACAGCGCGGTGACCCAGGCGGGCATGGCGATGGGCTCCTACATCTATATGGCGCCGGAACGATTCGACGTCGGCCCCATCTCGAACCGTGCCGACGTGTACTCGCTGGCCTGTGTCCTGCACGAATGCCTCACCGGCGCATCGCCGTTCCCGGCCGCCAGCATGAGCGTGCTGGTGCGCGCGCACCTGTCCGAGATCCCGCCGCGACCCAGCGAGGTCACGCCCGGGCTGCCGGTGACCCTCGACGAGGTCATCGCCCGTGGCATGGCCAAGGATCCCGCCGAGCGGTTCGCCAGCGCGGGGGCGTTGGCGGTGGCGGCGCGCCAGGCGCTGGCCGCGGCCGTCCAGGACGCTCCGCCGATGCGGGCCGCCGGGACCGGCGGTGCGGTGTCCGGGCCGGTCGGGTACGGGCCCGCGGGCACGCCGTTCAGCGCCCCGGGTGCGGTACCTGTCACCGGCGGTGTCGTATCCGCGCCGGTCAGTGGTCGTGGGCCCGCTACGTCCGGTCCGATTCCTGTCGCGGGCGGTTCCGCGTCCGGGCCGGTGGGTGGTCGTGGGCCCGCTACGTCCGGCGCGATTCCTGTTGCCGGTGGTGTGGTTTCCGGGCCCGGTGGTGTTCCGGGCGGCAAGGCGAGCGCGCCCGGTTCGCGGCCGGCCGGCCCGGGTCGCGACGCGGGGGAGACCCTGCGTGCCGCGCCCGGTGGTCCGGCGCGTGGCGGTGCGCGGGGTGCCGATCCGGCGCGGAACACGCCCGCCGGGGCGACGACCGGGGGACGCAAGGTTCCCGGCGAGGACGCGCCGGAGCAGGCGCCGACGCCGACCGGGGAGTTCCGGGTCGTCGGCGCGGTGACCGCGACCGGCGGCATCGAGACCTCCCGCAGCCAGACCACCGCGACCGGCGCCCAGCCGACGCTGATCATCCGTCCGCCCGCCGCCGCGGGCGCACCCGAAACCGCGGGCTTCCACCGGGTTCCGGTCGAGGGCACCGGCGAGGTCTCCATCCCCGCCGTGATCCAGCCGACCGGCCCCGCCGAGATCCGCGCCGCCGACACACATTTCACCCCTCTCCCGTCCGCGGACGCACCCCCGGCCCCCGAACCCCCGCCGGCCTACACCCCCGACCAGGGCCTGCCGAAAATGCGCCCGTTCCCCGACGCGCACCTCTACGACAACGCCACCCCGGGCGCGCCCTCGTCGCCGCAACCCCCTTTCCCGGCCCCGACCGGATTCGCCCCCGACCCCGGCCACACCCCGCCCCGCCTGGACCCCCCATCCGGCCCGATCCCCCAGCGCGGCGCCCCCACCCAGCGCTTCGCGGGTGATCCGGCTGACATGTCCCCAGCCGGCCCCGGTGCCTCCGGCCCGGTCCCGTTCGGCGGTGCGCCCACGCAGCGTTTCGCGGGTGATCCGGCCGGCGTGCCCCTGTCCGGTGCGTCCGGCCCGGTGCCGCTTCGTGGTGCACCCACGCAGCGTTTCGGCGGTGACCCCGCTGACGTCTCCCCGCCCGGCCCCGGCGCGTCCGGCCCGGTGCCGCTTCGTGGTGCACCCACGCAGCGTTTCGGCGGTGATCCGGCGGATCAGGACCCGACTGGTCATGGCCCGTCCAACTCGAGCCCGTTCGGCGGTGCACCGCATTTTGCCGGTGAGTCGGCCGACGTGTTTCAGTCCGGCCATGGCGGATCCGGTCCGGTGCCGCTCAGGGGTGCGCCCACGCAGCGGTTCGATGGCGTGGAGGATCCCGCGTCCTTCTCCGAGCCGAACTCCTACTCGGCTCCCACCTCGCAGTTCGGTGGCGATTCCGCGAGCCCGGACGGCCGATTCGGCTCCGCGCCGGACAGTTTCGGTGATGCGTCGAGTGATTCCGATGCGCGGCAATGGTTCGGGGATGCCGAGGCGGGCTCCGATCCCCGGTTCCCCTCTCCCGCCGGAGGTTTCGGAGACGGGACGGGTCCATCCCCGTTCGGGTCCGACGGCATCCACGCCGGCCCGAACCCGCGATTCGGCAGCGCCGCATCGGGTTCCGGGAATCAGTCGAACGATCCCGCCGCCCGGTCGGCGGCGACCCAGAAGTTCGACGGTGCGCGGTCGGGCCCGGTTCCTCGCCTCGGCGGTCCCGCCGACGGCTTCGACGGGCCGAACTCGGCTGCGACGCAGATGTTCAGTAGTGAACGGGCGTCCTCCGACGACTTCGACGGGCCGAATTCCGCTGCGACGCAGATGTTCAGTGGCGAACAGGCGACCTCCGATCGGTTCGACGACGATGACCGGTTCGCGGCGCCGACCGAGCAGGTCGGGAAGGCGCAGCGGGCCGCGGCGACCCAGGTGTATCGCGGTGGGCCGGAGGCGCAGTTCGGTCCGCCGACCGAGCAGTACGACCCGGCGGGCAGCGATCCGCAGCGGGCGGCCGCGACCCAGATGTACGGGAGCGGGAAGCCGGATGGACTGTTCGGTCCGCCCACCGAGCAGTACGACCCCGTGGCCGATCCGCAGCGGTCCGCGCCGACCCAGCACTACCCGGGCGAGCCGGATCCGCAACGGGCGCAGGCCACGCGGCAGTACCGGGGTGGCGCCGCGCCGTTCCCCGCGCACATGGCGCCCGCGGGCGACCGGTTCGACGATCCGGGGGCGTACTCCCAGTACGACGACCCGAATGCCGCCTACGGCGATCACGCCTACCGCGACCCGGCCTACGCGCAGGACCCCTACGGCCCCGATCCGGCCTACGCCGATCCGGCTTGGCAGCATCAGGATTCGCGGCCCCGTCGCTCCTTCCTGCTCCCGGCGCTGGTCGGCGTGCTGGCCGTGGTGGTCCTCGCCATCGGCGGCGCGATCGGCTGGCGGCTGATGTCGTCGGCGGATTCCGAGCAGACCGCCGCGGCGACCTCCGCGGTGGTGCCCACCGGCTCCGGCGGCGCGGCGCCGACGACCGCCCCGCGCGCGACGACCGCGGCCCCGACCACCTCGGCCGGTCCGGTGTCGCTGCCCGCGGGTGCCCAGCCGTGCGAATCCGCAGGCGCCACCGGTGCTTTCGCCAAGTCTGCGGTGGGCAGCACGGTCACCAGCTGCGGTTTCGCCGAGGCGGTCCGCGCCGCCTACGCGAGCGGCGGCACGAGCACGGCGCCGCGTCCGGTGGTGGCGACGTCCCCGGTGACCGGCCGCACCTACACGATGAACTGCGCCCCCGAGGGCAAGCTCGTCACCTGCACCGGCGGCGAGAACGCCGTGGTCTACGTGTACTGA
- a CDS encoding FtsX-like permease family protein, which yields MIAAWDRLRLFNIGELFRHFGRTFLSTAVMAVSAALLVAVLSISGSVTGSVDRLTQGLAGDGVLEVTGITDAGFDQALLTRIAATPGVTKAVPMLRSTIGAGPDRALLIGADANIAALGSDLDAPMAKYTSKLLSTPKGVLVGAAMGLKEGDSIPIGWGTATVAAVLDDEASNRLNGGHLVAAPLPLAQLLLNRVDKLDSVQILAAPGTDVAQLRAELTTVVDGRAVVAEPSLRTAQAGGAIQIMRYSTLMSSAAALMVSAFLIYNAMSMAVAQRRPTLSLLRAIGGQRGPMVRDLLVEAASLGLIGGAIGAVVGAAMGRFAIGNLPAAIVQSVEARTEFLVPNYAVPVAIAACVVATVLAAAIAARQVYKVAPVEALAPVETSDNAASSGVLRWAALAGGLGLVAVAVTLAVLDLGRVSLGAISTSFAAAVLLCFAATGPIVRGSAAIARWFGAPGALGATTLERAPRRVWATAMTVMIGVAAVVALGGASGNMVDSATKSFESLGDTDLYVSASPVEQFPTGPVLPPELAGRVAAIPGVAAARPAQMAFATVGGGRVMLQGYPPSAEDDRLGAVDKAVISQMARGEGVVITRDVARTQQLSVGDEISMPTPSGEKKVPVLQVIPYFTAISGVVMMSLDQMREWYQRPGETILSIEFAPGADPVATRAAVRAAVPSEIHVDTGADMVNAISSSVQQGAAMSNMILWIVVLVATVALLNTLMLSVLERRRELGVLRAMGTNRKFLLRSVLAEAAGIGFIGAAIGLVVGAAVQYLATVAIGHAMTIDIVYRPSPLLVVYGAIALGLALLGSIPPALRAARMPIVAALAVD from the coding sequence ATGATCGCGGCCTGGGATCGGTTGCGGCTGTTCAACATCGGCGAACTGTTCCGGCATTTCGGCCGCACCTTCCTGTCCACCGCGGTGATGGCGGTGTCGGCGGCGCTGCTGGTGGCGGTGCTCAGCATCTCCGGGTCGGTCACCGGCTCGGTCGACCGGCTGACCCAGGGGCTGGCCGGTGACGGCGTCCTCGAGGTCACCGGTATCACCGACGCCGGCTTCGACCAGGCGTTGCTCACCCGGATCGCCGCGACGCCCGGAGTCACCAAGGCCGTCCCGATGCTGCGCAGCACGATCGGCGCGGGCCCGGACCGGGCCCTGCTGATCGGCGCCGACGCGAACATCGCCGCGCTCGGCAGCGACCTGGACGCGCCGATGGCCAAGTACACCAGCAAGCTGCTCAGCACGCCGAAGGGTGTGCTGGTCGGCGCCGCGATGGGCCTGAAAGAGGGCGACAGTATCCCCATCGGCTGGGGCACCGCGACCGTGGCGGCTGTCCTGGACGACGAGGCGAGCAACCGGCTCAACGGCGGCCACCTGGTCGCGGCGCCGCTGCCGCTGGCCCAGCTGCTGCTCAACCGCGTCGACAAGCTCGACTCGGTGCAGATCCTCGCCGCGCCCGGCACCGACGTGGCGCAGCTGCGCGCCGAACTCACCACCGTGGTGGACGGGCGCGCCGTGGTCGCCGAACCCAGCCTGCGGACCGCGCAGGCCGGCGGGGCGATCCAGATCATGCGCTACTCCACGCTGATGTCCTCGGCGGCGGCGCTGATGGTGTCGGCCTTCCTGATTTACAACGCGATGAGCATGGCCGTCGCCCAGCGCAGGCCCACGCTGTCGCTGCTGCGCGCGATCGGCGGTCAGCGCGGGCCGATGGTGCGCGATCTGCTCGTGGAGGCGGCGAGTCTGGGCCTGATCGGTGGTGCGATCGGCGCGGTGGTCGGCGCGGCGATGGGCCGGTTCGCGATCGGGAACCTGCCCGCGGCCATCGTGCAGTCGGTCGAGGCCCGCACCGAGTTCCTGGTGCCGAACTACGCGGTGCCGGTGGCGATCGCGGCGTGTGTGGTGGCCACCGTGCTGGCCGCGGCGATCGCGGCGCGGCAGGTGTACAAGGTGGCCCCGGTGGAGGCGCTCGCCCCTGTGGAGACCAGCGACAACGCCGCGTCGAGCGGGGTGCTGCGGTGGGCGGCGCTGGCCGGTGGCCTGGGCCTCGTCGCGGTGGCCGTCACGCTGGCGGTACTCGACCTCGGGCGCGTCTCGCTCGGCGCCATCTCGACCTCGTTCGCGGCGGCCGTGCTGCTGTGCTTCGCGGCGACCGGCCCGATCGTGCGCGGGTCCGCCGCGATCGCCCGCTGGTTCGGCGCGCCCGGTGCGCTCGGCGCCACCACCCTGGAGCGGGCGCCGCGCCGGGTGTGGGCGACCGCGATGACGGTGATGATCGGTGTCGCCGCGGTGGTGGCCCTCGGTGGCGCGTCGGGCAATATGGTCGATTCCGCGACGAAGTCGTTCGAGAGTCTCGGCGACACCGACCTGTATGTGAGCGCCAGCCCGGTCGAGCAGTTCCCGACCGGACCGGTGCTCCCGCCCGAACTGGCCGGGCGGGTCGCGGCCATTCCCGGCGTCGCGGCGGCGCGGCCCGCGCAGATGGCGTTCGCGACCGTCGGCGGCGGGCGCGTGATGCTGCAGGGTTATCCCCCGTCCGCGGAGGACGACCGCCTCGGCGCGGTCGACAAGGCCGTCATCAGCCAGATGGCGCGCGGCGAGGGCGTCGTGATCACCCGCGATGTGGCGCGCACCCAGCAGCTGTCCGTCGGCGACGAGATCAGCATGCCCACCCCGTCCGGCGAAAAGAAAGTGCCGGTGCTGCAGGTGATTCCGTACTTCACCGCCATCTCGGGCGTGGTGATGATGAGCCTGGACCAGATGCGCGAGTGGTATCAGCGGCCCGGCGAGACCATCCTGTCGATCGAGTTCGCGCCCGGGGCCGACCCGGTCGCCACCCGGGCCGCGGTGCGCGCGGCGGTGCCGTCGGAGATCCATGTCGACACCGGCGCCGACATGGTGAACGCCATCTCGTCGAGCGTCCAGCAGGGCGCGGCGATGAGCAACATGATCCTGTGGATCGTCGTCCTGGTGGCCACGGTCGCGCTGCTCAACACGCTGATGCTGTCGGTGCTGGAGCGGCGCAGGGAACTCGGAGTGTTGCGGGCCATGGGCACCAACCGCAAGTTCCTGCTGCGCTCGGTACTCGCCGAGGCGGCGGGCATCGGATTCATCGGCGCCGCCATCGGACTCGTCGTCGGGGCGGCCGTGCAGTATCTGGCGACCGTGGCGATCGGGCACGCGATGACCATCGACATCGTGTACCGGCCGAGCCCGCTGCTGGTGGTCTACGGAGCCATCGCCCTGGGGCTGGCCCTGCTCGGCTCCATTCCGCCCGCCCTGCGCGCGGCCAGGATGCCGATCGTGGCGGCACTGGCGGTGGACTGA